From Haloarcula hispanica ATCC 33960, the proteins below share one genomic window:
- a CDS encoding MBL fold metallo-hydrolase produces MTVRHDGLTVDWLGYATLRFAGDDTVVYVDPGRYGVLTGEWEPHTDGIGHPPSSDYRAEDGDVVCVTHVHHYDPDGIERVASENATIVAYEGIDERVGDRDLPPLSSLPYDVVEVGMKSQTTVKDVPIWSTPAYNEPDGPHTLPDGTPYHPEGFGCGFMIAVEGTRAFYPGDSDVLPGHRTLEVSLLCPPIGPRATMDRHEAASLAATIDPDLVMPVHYNTFSNLEADSREFAADVAEAGVPVVLDEQ; encoded by the coding sequence ATGACAGTTCGACACGACGGGCTGACCGTCGACTGGCTGGGGTACGCGACGCTCCGGTTCGCCGGCGACGACACGGTGGTGTACGTCGATCCGGGCCGGTACGGCGTGCTCACCGGCGAGTGGGAGCCCCACACGGACGGTATCGGCCACCCGCCAAGCAGCGACTACCGCGCCGAGGACGGCGACGTGGTGTGTGTGACCCACGTCCACCACTACGACCCAGACGGCATCGAGCGCGTCGCGAGCGAGAACGCGACCATCGTCGCCTACGAGGGTATCGACGAGCGCGTGGGCGACCGGGACCTCCCGCCGCTGTCCTCGCTCCCCTACGACGTGGTCGAGGTCGGGATGAAATCGCAAACGACGGTCAAGGACGTACCTATCTGGTCGACGCCGGCGTACAACGAACCGGACGGCCCGCATACGCTCCCCGACGGGACGCCCTACCACCCGGAGGGCTTCGGCTGTGGCTTCATGATCGCCGTCGAGGGGACCAGAGCGTTCTATCCCGGCGATTCAGACGTCCTGCCGGGCCACCGGACACTTGAGGTATCGCTGCTGTGTCCGCCTATCGGCCCGCGGGCGACCATGGACCGCCACGAGGCCGCCTCGCTGGCCGCGACCATCGACCCGGACCTCGTGATGCCGGTCCACTACAACACCTTTTCCAACCTCGAAGCCGACTCCCGCGAGTTCGCTGCCGACGTAGCCGAAGCCGGCGTCCCGGTCGTGTTAGACGAGCAGTGA
- a CDS encoding NUDIX domain-containing protein: METRPVVTCFLRSDGEVLLLRRSDAVGSYQGQWSGVAGHVADDAGRDRDPETAARAEIDEETGLADAVTLVRQGDSFRVADDDRGVRWVVHPFLFDCAARTVATNEETTETAWVHPPDILVRETVPRLWTSWDRVRPRVATVREDRTHGSAWLSLRALEVLRDEAALADAGRSDDLETAERDGDGWDMLAALAAEIREARSSMVVVANRLNRAMAAVTDESPAAVERAATETLNHAVTADRVAAAVAAEHVGDRLATLSRSGTVRAVVDAAAPAAVLVAESLPGGEGVGVAETFADSAAVTLTTDAAFGHELDVWNADTLVVGADRVLPDGRVVNKVGTCPAALSAAAAAVDCYAVCATDKIAPHAAWGREEREPEEVYDGDADIAVSNPTFDLTPASAVTVVTERGVLGTDDIEEIAEAHRERSGWADGG, translated from the coding sequence ATGGAGACACGCCCTGTCGTGACGTGCTTCCTGCGCAGCGATGGCGAGGTGTTGCTGTTGCGCCGGAGCGATGCAGTCGGCTCGTATCAGGGCCAGTGGAGCGGGGTCGCGGGACACGTCGCCGACGACGCCGGGCGAGATCGGGATCCGGAGACGGCCGCGCGGGCCGAAATCGACGAGGAGACCGGGCTGGCCGACGCGGTGACGCTCGTCCGGCAGGGCGACTCGTTTCGGGTCGCTGACGACGACCGGGGCGTTCGATGGGTCGTTCATCCGTTCCTGTTCGACTGTGCGGCCCGCACAGTCGCGACTAACGAGGAGACGACCGAGACTGCGTGGGTCCACCCGCCCGACATACTGGTCCGCGAGACGGTCCCGCGGCTGTGGACCTCCTGGGACCGCGTTCGCCCGCGAGTGGCGACAGTACGCGAGGACCGGACCCACGGCTCGGCGTGGCTGTCGCTCCGGGCACTGGAGGTGCTGCGCGACGAGGCCGCCCTGGCCGATGCCGGACGGTCTGACGACCTGGAGACGGCCGAGCGGGACGGTGACGGCTGGGACATGCTCGCTGCCCTCGCCGCTGAAATCCGCGAAGCGCGCTCCTCGATGGTCGTCGTCGCGAACCGTCTCAACCGAGCGATGGCTGCCGTGACCGATGAATCGCCAGCGGCTGTCGAGCGGGCGGCGACCGAAACGCTGAATCACGCGGTGACCGCCGACCGCGTCGCCGCCGCCGTCGCCGCCGAGCACGTCGGTGACCGCCTCGCGACGCTGTCTCGCTCCGGGACAGTCCGTGCAGTGGTCGACGCCGCTGCCCCAGCGGCCGTGCTCGTCGCCGAGTCACTGCCCGGCGGTGAAGGCGTCGGCGTCGCGGAGACGTTCGCCGACAGCGCCGCGGTGACGCTGACTACTGACGCAGCGTTCGGTCACGAACTGGATGTGTGGAATGCCGACACGCTCGTCGTCGGGGCCGACCGAGTTCTTCCGGATGGCCGCGTGGTCAACAAAGTTGGAACCTGCCCAGCAGCTCTGTCGGCGGCCGCCGCGGCCGTGGACTGCTACGCCGTGTGTGCCACGGACAAAATCGCACCGCACGCTGCGTGGGGCCGAGAAGAGCGGGAGCCAGAGGAGGTGTACGACGGTGACGCCGACATCGCTGTGTCCAACCCCACCTTCGACCTGACGCCGGCATCGGCAGTGACGGTCGTCACCGAACGCGGCGTTCTGGGGACGGACGACATCGAGGAGATCGCCGAGGCCCACCGGGAGCGGAGCGGGTGGGCCGACGGTGGCTAA
- a CDS encoding aminotransferase class V-fold PLP-dependent enzyme yields MDPAELRASIPALERCTYFNTGASGPTPRPVVDAATAFLERHAFDAPAGDGPYTVAWDAIAAAREVVAGHIGTEAANVAFTRSTADGVNMVAGAIDWQPGDVVVRTDLEHPAGTLPWDRLADTHDIEVRVLETEGGRLDMADVKDAVADARLVALSSLTWTHGTRLPVGDVVDVVHDAGAQVLVDAVQSVGQHPVDVTEWGADFVAAAGHKWLLGIWGGGFLYVDPDAYDRLRQTRIGYRSVENPTGDGYEYYPGARRFEVGTTSPVPYVALANAIETVEAVGFDTIQARVERLTDRLKDGLGDRLLSPRDYESGLVTFTADDPEATVERLAAEGVIIRSLSHPEALRASVHAFNTADDVDRLLDAL; encoded by the coding sequence ATGGACCCAGCCGAGCTCCGAGCGTCGATTCCGGCACTCGAACGGTGTACGTACTTCAACACGGGGGCAAGCGGGCCGACGCCGCGCCCCGTAGTCGACGCTGCGACGGCGTTTCTCGAACGCCACGCCTTCGATGCACCTGCCGGCGACGGCCCTTACACGGTTGCGTGGGACGCTATCGCGGCGGCCCGCGAAGTCGTCGCCGGCCACATCGGAACCGAGGCCGCCAACGTCGCGTTCACTCGCAGTACCGCCGATGGGGTCAACATGGTTGCAGGGGCTATCGACTGGCAGCCCGGCGACGTAGTGGTCCGGACCGACCTCGAACACCCCGCCGGAACGCTCCCGTGGGACCGGCTGGCCGACACCCACGATATCGAGGTCCGCGTACTGGAAACCGAGGGTGGTCGGCTCGACATGGCTGACGTAAAAGACGCCGTGGCCGACGCCAGACTGGTGGCGCTGAGTTCGCTCACCTGGACACACGGGACCAGACTTCCGGTCGGGGATGTCGTCGACGTGGTCCACGACGCCGGCGCACAGGTGCTCGTCGACGCCGTCCAGTCCGTCGGGCAACACCCCGTCGACGTGACCGAGTGGGGCGCGGATTTCGTGGCCGCAGCGGGGCACAAGTGGTTGCTTGGTATCTGGGGCGGCGGGTTCCTCTACGTCGACCCCGACGCCTACGACCGACTGCGCCAGACTCGCATCGGCTACCGGAGCGTCGAGAATCCCACTGGGGACGGATACGAGTACTACCCGGGCGCGCGCCGGTTCGAGGTCGGCACTACCTCACCGGTCCCGTACGTCGCGCTCGCGAACGCCATCGAGACGGTCGAGGCCGTCGGATTCGATACGATTCAGGCCCGCGTCGAACGGCTGACCGACCGGCTCAAGGACGGCCTCGGCGACCGGCTGCTGAGCCCCCGCGACTACGAGTCGGGACTCGTGACGTTCACTGCCGACGACCCCGAGGCGACCGTCGAGCGACTCGCGGCCGAGGGTGTCATTATCAGGTCACTCTCCCACCCCGAGGCGCTTCGGGCGTCGGTCCATGCGTTCAACACGGCTGACGATGTCGACCGCTTGCTCGACGCGCTGTAG
- the rdfA gene encoding rod-determining factor RdfA yields MANTTDGRPSSKVARLIDEYELDGLGAEMEARWTGDGEERMSLRDLAEFFNKRLLERELVDAGLSALESDVESTYENLTGDDISTGVRTDTVNRLERNGVDVDGLETDFITYQAIRSYLKEWRGAEYQGLSDDEKIEKDLESIQRLLTRTLSVTDQRIEKLRDTGRIDIEDFEVFLDAQVLCQSCGSQYAVAEFFEQGGCECQQD; encoded by the coding sequence ATGGCGAATACGACAGACGGCCGGCCGTCGAGCAAAGTCGCTCGGCTCATCGACGAGTACGAACTCGATGGACTCGGTGCGGAGATGGAGGCCCGCTGGACGGGCGACGGTGAAGAGCGCATGAGCCTCCGTGACCTCGCGGAGTTTTTCAACAAGCGCCTCCTCGAACGCGAGTTGGTCGATGCGGGCCTGAGTGCCCTCGAAAGCGACGTGGAATCGACCTACGAGAACCTCACCGGTGACGACATCAGCACAGGTGTCAGGACCGACACCGTCAATCGACTCGAACGCAACGGCGTCGACGTCGATGGTCTCGAAACCGATTTCATCACCTACCAGGCTATCCGGTCGTATCTGAAGGAGTGGCGCGGCGCGGAGTACCAGGGACTGTCCGACGACGAGAAGATCGAAAAGGACCTCGAGAGCATTCAGCGGCTACTGACCCGAACGCTGTCGGTCACCGACCAGCGCATCGAGAAACTACGCGATACGGGCCGCATTGACATCGAGGACTTCGAGGTGTTTCTGGACGCGCAGGTGCTGTGCCAGTCGTGTGGCAGCCAGTACGCCGTCGCGGAGTTCTTCGAGCAGGGCGGTTGTGAGTGCCAGCAAGACTGA
- a CDS encoding archaea-specific SMC-related protein, whose product MPESKQGSSVAHFDVTNIGGIDETSVDIPPGVTVLTGKNATNRTSFLQSIMAAMGSTQATLKGDADEGSVALTYGDEVYERTLTRAGDAVQFDGDGYLDDPEVADLFAFLLETNEARRSVARGDDLREIIMRPVDIDAIRSEVEQLEAEKGDINDELATVESHQRDLPDLEQRRTELREQIEEKREELAEREEEIDNSSRDIEESRQEQDVLEEKLDELRSTRSDLESVRRDIEAQEESISSLKRERSDLEDELDELPETPMGDQQHLEDEIASLRDQRQRLNSEISDLQSLIQYNEERLEEEDYDVIQSLEDAPEGSDGAVTEQLLEGEDEESVVCWTCGSTVDREQIEDTVDRLQDLRRGKVEDLNDIKSELDDLKTDQREAEKKQRRRENVERKIQETETEIERREEQITSLKERREELTDDVESLEDEVDNLESEDFDEILSLHREANQLEFEIDSLESDLDDVSAEIEEIEEMVKRADDLREERDALVEELTDKRTKIDQIEANAVDEFNEHMDAILGILEYENLERIWIERVEQTVREGRQKVDRTVFELHIVRTTENGAAYEDTIEHLSESEREVTGLIFALAGYLVHDLHESVPFMLLDSLEAIDSARIAELVEYFADYAEHLVVALLPEDAQALDDDFNRITSI is encoded by the coding sequence ATGCCAGAATCAAAGCAAGGATCTAGTGTCGCCCATTTTGATGTCACCAATATCGGTGGGATCGACGAGACATCAGTCGATATTCCACCGGGTGTGACGGTGCTGACGGGAAAGAACGCCACAAACCGGACGTCGTTTCTGCAGTCTATTATGGCGGCAATGGGGAGTACGCAGGCCACGCTGAAAGGCGACGCCGACGAGGGGAGCGTTGCCCTCACGTATGGGGATGAGGTGTACGAACGGACGCTCACGCGGGCGGGGGATGCTGTCCAGTTCGACGGCGACGGCTACCTCGACGACCCCGAGGTCGCCGACCTGTTCGCGTTCCTCCTCGAAACTAACGAGGCGCGCCGGTCCGTGGCTCGCGGCGACGACCTCCGCGAGATCATCATGCGCCCGGTCGACATCGACGCGATCCGTTCGGAAGTCGAACAGCTGGAAGCGGAGAAAGGCGACATCAACGACGAACTCGCCACGGTTGAATCCCACCAGCGCGACCTTCCGGACCTCGAGCAGCGCCGGACCGAACTCCGCGAGCAGATCGAGGAGAAACGCGAGGAACTGGCCGAGCGCGAGGAGGAGATCGACAACAGCAGCCGGGACATCGAGGAGAGCCGTCAGGAACAGGACGTCCTCGAAGAGAAACTCGACGAACTCCGCTCGACGCGGTCGGACCTCGAATCTGTCCGGCGGGACATCGAGGCACAGGAGGAGAGCATCTCCTCGCTGAAACGCGAACGGTCCGACCTCGAAGACGAACTGGACGAACTGCCGGAGACGCCGATGGGCGACCAGCAGCACCTCGAAGACGAGATCGCAAGCCTGCGCGACCAGCGCCAGCGGCTGAACAGCGAGATCTCCGACCTTCAGAGCCTCATCCAGTACAACGAGGAACGGCTCGAAGAGGAAGACTACGACGTCATTCAGTCACTCGAAGACGCGCCCGAAGGCTCCGACGGCGCGGTGACGGAGCAACTCCTCGAAGGCGAAGACGAGGAATCCGTCGTCTGCTGGACGTGTGGCTCGACGGTCGACCGCGAGCAGATAGAAGACACCGTCGACCGCCTGCAGGACCTCCGCCGGGGGAAGGTCGAGGACCTCAACGACATCAAGTCGGAACTCGACGATCTCAAGACCGACCAGCGCGAGGCGGAAAAGAAGCAGCGCCGTCGCGAGAACGTCGAGCGGAAGATACAGGAGACCGAAACGGAGATCGAACGCCGCGAGGAGCAGATCACTTCGCTGAAGGAGCGACGCGAGGAACTGACTGACGACGTCGAGTCGCTGGAAGACGAGGTCGACAACCTCGAATCCGAGGACTTTGACGAGATCCTCTCACTACACCGGGAGGCAAACCAGCTCGAGTTCGAGATCGACAGCCTGGAATCCGACCTCGACGACGTATCAGCCGAAATCGAAGAGATCGAGGAGATGGTCAAGCGGGCCGACGACCTCCGCGAGGAACGCGACGCCCTCGTTGAGGAACTCACCGACAAGCGGACGAAAATCGACCAGATCGAGGCTAACGCTGTCGACGAGTTCAACGAGCACATGGACGCTATCCTCGGCATTCTGGAGTACGAGAACCTCGAACGCATCTGGATCGAACGCGTCGAGCAGACCGTCCGCGAGGGGCGCCAGAAGGTCGACCGAACGGTGTTCGAACTCCACATCGTCCGGACCACCGAGAACGGCGCGGCTTACGAGGACACCATCGAGCACCTTAGCGAGAGCGAGCGCGAAGTGACCGGGCTCATCTTCGCTCTCGCGGGCTATCTGGTGCACGACCTCCACGAGAGCGTTCCGTTCATGCTGCTCGACTCGCTGGAGGCCATCGATTCGGCGCGGATCGCCGAACTCGTCGAGTACTTCGCCGACTACGCCGAGCATCTCGTCGTCGCCCTCTTGCCGGAGGACGCGCAGGCGCTGGACGACGACTTCAACCGCATCACCTCGATCTAA
- a CDS encoding fluoride efflux transporter FluC, with product MADTHPLVTVETIVLVGLGGFAGSNLRYFVGLFVPGLQGTLLVNVCGSFALGVLVYEGLQVGALASETKLAASTGFISSFTTYSTFAVETVLTPEWAVANIVGSYALGFAGVLVGREAVRLFAGGGR from the coding sequence ATGGCAGACACCCACCCACTGGTGACGGTCGAAACTATCGTCCTTGTGGGTCTGGGGGGCTTCGCCGGCTCGAACCTCCGGTACTTCGTCGGCCTCTTTGTTCCGGGGTTACAGGGGACACTGCTGGTCAACGTCTGCGGCAGTTTCGCGCTCGGCGTGCTCGTGTACGAAGGGCTGCAGGTCGGTGCGCTGGCCAGCGAGACGAAACTGGCCGCGTCGACCGGCTTCATCTCGTCGTTTACCACCTACAGCACGTTCGCAGTGGAGACGGTGTTAACGCCCGAGTGGGCTGTCGCGAACATCGTCGGCAGCTACGCTCTGGGGTTTGCCGGTGTCCTCGTCGGCCGTGAGGCCGTCCGGCTGTTCGCCGGAGGTGGCCGCTGA
- the crcB gene encoding fluoride efflux transporter CrcB, whose protein sequence is MVAIEPAHLVGTGGAIGALCRHYLAGAVQRETFPLGTLTVNVIGSFVLGLLTFAGVTGDAALLVGVGACGSFTTFSSFSVGTVRLWEDGYVALAVLNAVANLACALAGIGLAWGVVQIV, encoded by the coding sequence ATGGTCGCTATCGAGCCGGCGCATCTGGTCGGGACCGGCGGCGCTATCGGCGCGCTCTGTCGTCACTACCTGGCGGGGGCTGTCCAGCGAGAGACGTTCCCGCTCGGGACGCTCACGGTGAACGTCATCGGGAGCTTCGTCCTCGGACTGCTGACGTTTGCTGGCGTCACCGGCGATGCAGCGCTGCTGGTCGGTGTCGGCGCGTGTGGCTCGTTCACGACGTTTTCCTCGTTTTCGGTCGGGACGGTGCGGCTATGGGAGGACGGCTACGTGGCGCTGGCCGTACTCAACGCCGTCGCCAACCTCGCCTGTGCGCTGGCCGGGATCGGATTGGCCTGGGGCGTCGTACAGATCGTGTGA
- a CDS encoding ATP-binding protein, protein MVVIGREGATGATARLGHYRARDGSRGAAVDLDIDRPHVGLVVGKRGSGKTYTLGVLAEGLLAAEGVAPVVVDPMGAFTPLSAADVSATVVDPSVRADALDPRQWCTVLGLDPERGAGALVWRAASERATLGGMRSWVADADVAASTARAATNHLALAASWGVFEPSGIEVETLCSDGLTVLDMSGFASRPAGAVLAAVATALYDARVTDRTDRLPWLLVDEAHAFTDGVARRPLRRFVTRGRQPGVSCVLATQRPSAVPPTTVSQTDLLVAHRLTSTADIDALQAAQPTYLDGDFTARLPETTGDALVVDDDTESVHHVTVRERRTPHGGETPRASDLKADREHEARTGGSEI, encoded by the coding sequence ATGGTCGTTATCGGACGTGAGGGGGCGACGGGGGCGACGGCGCGGCTGGGTCACTATCGGGCCCGCGACGGGAGCCGCGGCGCTGCGGTCGACCTCGATATCGACCGGCCACACGTCGGTCTCGTCGTCGGCAAACGCGGGTCGGGGAAGACATACACGCTCGGCGTCCTCGCCGAGGGCCTGCTGGCTGCCGAGGGGGTCGCGCCGGTCGTCGTCGACCCGATGGGGGCGTTCACGCCACTTAGCGCCGCGGACGTGTCTGCCACGGTGGTCGACCCCAGCGTTCGCGCGGACGCGCTCGACCCGCGCCAGTGGTGTACGGTGCTCGGCCTCGACCCCGAACGGGGCGCGGGCGCGCTCGTGTGGCGAGCGGCGAGCGAGCGTGCGACGCTTGGCGGGATGCGTTCGTGGGTGGCCGATGCCGATGTGGCGGCGAGCACCGCCCGCGCGGCGACGAACCATCTCGCGCTCGCCGCGTCCTGGGGCGTCTTCGAGCCTTCGGGTATCGAGGTGGAGACGCTGTGCAGCGACGGCCTGACCGTGCTCGATATGTCGGGATTCGCTTCCCGACCGGCCGGTGCGGTCCTCGCCGCTGTCGCGACCGCGCTGTACGATGCCCGGGTGACTGACCGGACGGACCGACTGCCCTGGCTGCTGGTCGACGAAGCCCACGCGTTCACCGACGGCGTCGCCCGGCGTCCGCTCCGTCGGTTCGTCACCCGGGGCCGCCAGCCCGGCGTGAGTTGTGTGCTCGCGACACAGCGACCTAGCGCTGTGCCACCGACGACCGTCTCACAGACGGACCTGCTCGTCGCCCACCGACTGACGAGTACGGCAGACATCGACGCGCTACAGGCGGCCCAGCCGACGTATCTCGACGGCGATTTCACGGCTCGACTGCCAGAGACGACCGGCGACGCGCTCGTCGTCGACGACGATACTGAATCCGTTCATCATGTAACGGTCCGCGAGCGGCGGACGCCCCACGGCGGCGAGACGCCGCGAGCCAGCGATCTCAAAGCAGACAGGGAGCACGAAGCTCGTACAGGGGGTTCTGAAATCTGA
- a CDS encoding DUF7382 domain-containing protein, producing MSDSLWHDERAIEGLPIRLVIALVVGVACLSVMMSTISGIETLQVTEVDVEPHPEVANPGTQDVVVTVVDSKGSPVSGATVVAKSGTATLSSVKTGETGSAGNATLSLSPSLGPNQQDGTVTFEVKPPAGSNYEDARSNTDLLVVESP from the coding sequence ATGTCAGATTCGTTGTGGCACGACGAACGTGCTATCGAGGGACTGCCGATCCGCCTGGTCATCGCGCTGGTGGTCGGCGTCGCCTGCCTCTCCGTGATGATGAGCACCATCTCCGGAATCGAGACGCTGCAGGTGACAGAGGTCGACGTTGAGCCACACCCCGAAGTAGCTAATCCGGGGACACAGGACGTAGTTGTCACTGTCGTCGACTCGAAGGGGTCGCCCGTCTCCGGCGCGACGGTGGTCGCGAAAAGCGGGACAGCAACGCTCTCGTCGGTCAAGACTGGCGAGACAGGGAGTGCAGGGAACGCGACCCTCTCACTGTCGCCGTCGCTCGGACCGAATCAACAGGACGGCACGGTCACGTTCGAGGTGAAACCACCAGCGGGGAGCAACTACGAGGACGCCCGCTCGAACACCGACCTGCTCGTCGTCGAGTCGCCCTAG
- a CDS encoding protein-L-isoaspartate O-methyltransferase family protein — protein MDPAVLRDDMVDSLQHESKGVVRSAWLSAAMRAVPREAFVGEQQAYSDRPFERLGTRVLSPSTAGRVLETLSPEEDDDVLVVGAGVGYTAAVLAEHVGAANVHAIDITRRLVIEARQNLAEAGYDAVLVDRRDGAAGLPEYAPYDRILLEAAAIDPPRALLQQLTDDGRLVMPLGTGEQSLAVVEADGSVTQHGTVAFQPMLVEGEQADTVERNRTHREDRERARRAAQSRAGWEQEWIDWDG, from the coding sequence ATGGACCCAGCGGTACTGCGGGACGACATGGTCGACAGCCTGCAACACGAGAGCAAGGGTGTTGTCCGGAGCGCGTGGCTGTCGGCAGCGATGCGTGCCGTCCCCCGGGAGGCCTTCGTCGGCGAGCAACAGGCCTACTCCGACCGCCCGTTCGAGCGCCTCGGCACGCGCGTGCTCTCGCCCAGTACCGCCGGTCGAGTGCTCGAAACCCTGTCACCCGAAGAAGACGACGACGTGCTCGTGGTCGGTGCCGGTGTCGGCTACACGGCCGCGGTGCTTGCGGAACACGTCGGTGCGGCCAACGTTCACGCGATAGATATCACGCGGCGGCTCGTCATCGAAGCCCGGCAGAACCTGGCAGAAGCAGGCTACGACGCCGTCCTCGTGGACCGCCGCGACGGCGCTGCCGGGCTGCCCGAATACGCACCGTACGACCGTATTCTTCTGGAAGCCGCCGCAATCGACCCGCCGCGGGCGCTCCTCCAGCAACTGACCGATGACGGTCGACTGGTGATGCCGCTTGGCACCGGTGAACAGTCCCTCGCTGTCGTGGAGGCCGACGGCTCGGTCACGCAACACGGCACCGTCGCGTTCCAGCCGATGCTCGTCGAGGGCGAGCAGGCCGACACCGTCGAGCGCAACCGGACCCATCGTGAAGACCGCGAGCGCGCCCGGCGGGCGGCCCAGTCCCGCGCCGGCTGGGAGCAGGAGTGGATCGACTGGGACGGCTAG
- a CDS encoding protein-L-isoaspartate(D-aspartate) O-methyltransferase, whose protein sequence is MADWGRKRSRLADRLRERVSDEAVLAAIASVPRHRFVPDDKRHDAYADRPLPIGSGQTVSAPHMVAIMSELLDLSPGDQVLEVGTGCGYHAAVTAELVGPENVYSVEYHASLADEARETLEATGYGDVSVRADDGKEGWPDHAPYDRTYLTCAAPEFPAPLVDQTRTGGLLLAPIGDGRQRLIRAEKQADGTLDSEDHGGVRFVPLQ, encoded by the coding sequence ATGGCCGACTGGGGCCGAAAACGGTCGCGGCTGGCCGACCGCCTTCGCGAGCGTGTCTCCGACGAGGCCGTTCTCGCGGCGATAGCGTCGGTTCCCCGCCACCGGTTCGTTCCGGACGACAAGCGACACGACGCCTACGCCGACCGCCCGCTCCCGATCGGGTCAGGTCAGACGGTTTCTGCGCCGCACATGGTTGCAATCATGTCCGAGTTACTGGACCTGTCCCCGGGGGATCAGGTGTTAGAGGTCGGTACGGGGTGTGGGTACCACGCCGCGGTGACCGCCGAACTGGTCGGCCCCGAGAACGTCTACAGCGTGGAGTACCACGCATCGCTGGCCGACGAAGCACGGGAAACGCTGGAAGCGACCGGCTACGGCGACGTTTCCGTTCGCGCCGACGACGGCAAGGAGGGGTGGCCCGACCACGCCCCCTACGATCGGACGTATCTCACATGTGCCGCGCCGGAGTTCCCCGCCCCGCTCGTCGACCAGACCCGCACCGGTGGTCTCTTGCTGGCTCCAATCGGTGACGGGCGACAGCGTCTCATCCGCGCGGAGAAACAGGCCGACGGCACGCTCGATAGCGAGGACCACGGCGGCGTTCGATTCGTCCCGCTCCAGTAG